aaagataaaaataaaagaaaactgaaattataatttcaaatgataaaatttttaaaataaattttaaaaaaaatatcataaaaaaaatattaaaataataataaaataggaattataattataaattttaaaaaaatttaattttaatttaaattagaaaatatcatttaaattattatttttattatttaattaaatttatttattaaaaaattataaatagataagtaaagatattaaaaaaaataaaaaataaaaaaaaaaagagaaaacgccattctctcccctccccaaacccctttttcccctccttctcccttctccttctcccttctcgatcttctccttcttcctttacaaatttaagtaaaggaaaagaatacataatatatcataaaaatgaaagaaaactaatattatatttttaaattataaaaattacaaattaaattaaaaaatatatcataaaaaaagtaaataaaagataaaaaatgataataaaatagaaattataatttaaaacaaaaaattatctttaatttaaattaaaaattatcattcaaattactatcctcattaaaaaatttaataaattaaaacaaataattaaacaaattatgaaaaaaaatttaaaaaatttagaaaaaagaaaaagaataaaaaaacaccgaaggaaacggcgttttctcctttccccccttcttctctccttctccctcttcttctttctccctcttctcccttctccgacgtctctccgacagcacgacggtgagctgcctcctctctccctcttcctctctcttcctctttttaaaaaatttaaaaaataaaaattaccagaaagaaagtcaagggatcgactcacagagtgtcgcagtcaaaaattttgcgtgccgttaaactcttttagccatgagtcgattcatggggtcgactaaaaaatataaatctacttttcttataattttttatattatgtatttgtaatcttttaataaataaattaaattaaataatgaaaataataatttaaatgataatttttaatttaaattaaaattaaatttctttaaaatttataattataattcttattttattgttatttttttattttcctatgatacttttttttatttattttaaaatagttatcatttgaaattataatttcatttctcttccatttttttctttttagcattctattacgtattctttttctttaattaaaaaattattattttttctaaagttcaatttacaaaattttttttccacatttttccttattttttaactttacactggatttattttttgatcaaaatttaattcaaattaaattttcctcccttttttttctttatttaaaatattttttaaataataatatttaaattaatttagttatttaaaatattatttttaatttcaattacaattttaattcttatttcttaaaattaaaaattataaacttttttcttcaattacaattacaatttctatttttttcaattctttatctttttataaatttttttaggtcatttttaaattttttttaaaaatttttgttcttatttcttaaaattaaaaaataaaaaatttgttattcaattacaattataatttctattttttttcaattctttatatttttataaaaattttttagcctatttttaaaatttttttgaatctttttttaatttattattttttatttgaaaaagtaatttgaaataatattttaatttcaatttatctttaaaattttattcttttttatttttacattataattctttttttttattttttaaaaattttataatttttaattttcttaaaaattttgaagacaagtatttcgaatgatgtttttcaatttaattttaaatttttatttctttcatatttttttctctttttttattttctatgataatatttttttaatttcttaagatttttttggacatcttttaaaaaaaatttgaaataaaaaatctaaattaatttttttaatgaattacaaattcaaatctttatattttaaaattcaatcaaaattaaaatttttaatttatttactaatttcaaattttaaaaaataaaatttttcattttcccatgattttttcttttatttttgggtgggaaaattgaaaaacgccattttgaatggcgtttttaaaaacgccgttcaaaatggcgtttttaaaagcgccatttggaacggcgtttttaaaagcgccattccaaatagcgtttcttcttttttttttttttttttttgggatgatgCCACCGTGaaaatggggggtgacgtggcaggagaaaaaacgccattcaaaatggtatttttctctcttacatcagtttggtaaataagtttgatttgaatatattttgataaaaaaaaattttttatattattcgaaaaaaaaaaactccttgaAACCCCCACTCACCGGCCGGATCACGCAGGCCTCGCATCACGAGAAATCATCCACGTGCTACATCTCTTTCTGATCCCAGTTCACTCGATTGTCTCTGTTTACCCGTCATTATCCACACCATCAGACCCTTCaactaatataataattttttcactaaaatatcactattttttataaaatagtgAACCAAATAACTTTTTTCGAAACTGTAGCTGCTGTCCCACGTTTTCTCGGGTGACGGCCTTGCGGTCATCCATTGGAAATTTCTTTATTGTTTGCCAGCCACGTCCACCCGGCGGCTCCAGCTCCCGTCCAAATTCCAAATGATAACATCATCCATCCCCACGATAATACCAAATATCCTATATGCCACGGTAAAACCAGCCGAATCAAAGCGTCGGTCCGACGCAGGGTTAAGAAGCCAATTAACTATTTCCACGTGGCAATAGAACGGCTTTGGTAACATCGTTGTGTTCCAAAAGCATTATTTTCATACCACACCCGGCCGCCCCATCTGACTTACCGCCTTCTTCTTCCCCGATTCCATCCCCAAATTACCCTTCCTCCCCTCTCAATACGCATCACCCTACATATCTCCTTCTTACATttagattagagagagagagagagggagggagctaGGGAGAGATGTGGGGATCGGTATTCTTCTTAGTATTCCTGCTGGCATCGCCGGCGCCGGCGGTGGAGGCGGACGAGTGCCCGCTGGACCTGAACTACGTCCGGACGTTCCCCTGGAACCCCTCCTCCTGCGTCTCCCCGATCACGAACATAAACGGCTGCTGCACGACGCTGCTGAGCCTCTACGGCATCTCCCTCGCCCAGCGCGTCCGCGACACTGGCCACTTCCGCCTCCCCAACGTCACTGCCTCCGCCGCCTGCCTCGACGACTTCCGCTCCAACCTCTccgccctctccctcccctccaaCATCGTCACGAAGTGCTTCCCCAACCCGCAGAGCTTCGTCATCTCCCCCGACTTCTGCGACGGCATCGAAACCGTCAAGAACTGGACCGCCAAGCTCGGCTCCACCCCCGACCTCGACTCCGCCTGCCGCCCCGACCTCTCCGTCGCCACCCAGTGCTCTGCCTGCCTCGACGCCGGCTTCGCCGTCAACTCCAAGCTCACCGCACTCGACGGTAACGCCTCCCACGCCAACAACTGCTTCAAACTCACCGTCACTTACGCCGCTGGCATCGTCAACCAGTACGGCCCCGAGGACACCCGCTCCGCCGGCTGCATCCTTGGCCTCGCTCTCTCCTCCACTTCTTCCCAATCTCACTCCAAATCCAACCCCGCCGCCATCGCCGCCCCCATAGCCGCCGCCCTTGCCCTCGTTCTCCTCCTCTTCGCCCTTGGATTCTATCTCCGGCGCTCCAGATCCAAGAAAAAGAGGAACTTTTCTTTAGACAGCCAGGAGCGGAGCTCGAATTCCAGATCCCATCCCCGGCCCAACACTGGATCCATCTCGTACGATATCAAAGAATTGGAGAAGGCCACGGGTTACTTCTCTCAGAGGAACTTCATCGGGCGTGGAGGATTCGGGGTCGTCTACAAGGGGACGCTCGCCGACGGGAGCCTGGTGGCCATCAAGAAGGTGCTGGAGCCGGACTTGGAAAGCGGCGACGAGGAATTCCGGAACGAGGTGGATATCATCAGCCACCTCCGGCACCGGAATTTGGTGCCTCTGCAAGGCTGCTGCATCACCGACGACTACGACGTCATCGAGGAAGGGAAGCAGAGGTACTTGGTTTATGACTACATGCCCAATGGGAGTCTCGCCGACCACATcttcacctcctcctcctcctcctctatgaATGGCAATGGCTATTCTGGAAGAAATAAGCCACCTTTGAGCTGGCCGCAGAGGAAGAACATCATACTGGATGTGGCCAAGGGGCTGGCGTACCTCCACTATGGAGTGAAGCCGGCGATCTACCATAGAGATATCAAGGCCACCAATATTCTACTGGATGGAGAGATGAGGGCGAGGGTGGCCGACTTCGGGCTCGCGAGGCAGAGCAGGGAGGGGCAGTCCCACCTCACCACCAGGGTCGCCGGGACTCATGGCTACCTGGCTCCCGAGTACGCGCTCTATGGGCAGCTCACAGAGAAGAGTGATGTTTATAGCTTTGGAGTGTTGGTGCTGGAGATCATGAGTGGGAGGAATGCTCTGGATACATCGGCGGAGTCGAACTTGGTGCTCATCACCGACTGGGCATGGACGCTGGTCAAGTCCGGGAGGGCGGAGGAGGTGCTGGATGCGGCGCTGGTGAGCGAAGGTAACCCAAAAGGGATCATGGAGAGGTTCGTGCTGGTGGGGATTTTGTGTGCTCATGTGATGGTGGCGCTCCGGCCGACGATCTCAGAGGCGCTGAGGATGCTGGAAGGTGATATCGATGTGCCGGCGATACCGGACCGGCCGATGCCGCTCAGCCATGGGTCTCCTTTTGGTGAAGGTGGCGCTTTCACTGCTTCACCAGCTTTGAGTGGCTTCTGTCTCAACACTGGATACATGCTCAGGTGATTGAAGGAATAGGAGACAAATGAACTATTTTACACTGCTTGAGGGggcaaaaaaaaatgatacagcTAACTTTATTTTGATCCATACGCACAAATCTTTTTCATCTATTCTTTGCTGGAAATGTTTGGTTGGGGGAAGTGCCAAGGCAAAAGTTGTGGAATGGATCATCACTTCTTAGCATTTAGTTTGGCAAAAGTATAGACTCGGCTTCTATAAGTTTAATTGATTTTGGTTGATTGGTGTCCGAAGCCACATTGGAAGATTGAAAGCTGTAAATCTCAAGCACTAATAAAATTATCCAGCAGAGAACACTCTTCATTGCAAGCCACCAAAAAGGAGGAGGTGTAGGGCTAACAAACCTGTCCCATAACCAAGCTCTTTAAGATGGCCCTGCAGGTTGGTCCACACAGCTCATGGTTGGGCTGTGAGTTGTGTAGCCAAAATCATAATATCATATGACCTGAGATAATGTGAAGCAAGGTTGTTCCCAAAGATGAGTGCCTTCACTCATCATGGAACTTGACTTAGGTCTTTTATTCTTGCACGCacaaccatccgatcatgcattGAGATGCACGACTACAGACACGAATACATTAATCATGCTCGATCAAGTATCTCAAAGTATAGCTCTAGCTGTGTCGATCAGGTTAGCTCATGCCGGCATCAGGTTAGCTCATGCTGGTTGTGTATATGTTGCTTGGGCGCCCATTCTTACAATGAAACTAGATATTAGGCCCATGTCGTTTAGCCCACAGACCTCTAGTGGTGATGGGTTTGGCTCTTCTTGGGACATTTAAGCAAAAGGGCAAGTGGGAGGGTGGACAAGCTTTTCCGGGTCCAGGATTGATTACAAATGGGGAAAACGATCAATGCTTGTGCATGTACCTGTTGGACATTCTGATACTATAATAACTGCGGGAGTGATGCCATGCTAATTATTGTAGCCTGCCTCATAAAATATGCATGGGACTCGCCCTTCTATTTTTGGAAGGTGACTAGAAAGTCAAGTCTTGAAACTCTAATTTTGAGGGTCGGTAAACATCTCAATCCAAAGCGCAATGCCAAGAGAATTGTATCCGTATGAATCTTTTGCTGTACACTATATCGTGCGGTATACAATATACTCCATCCATCATGCGACGGACGGCCATGCACGATCGCACACAACGGACGTGCATCCACGTGCGACCGTCCATCGCACAATGGATGATGTGTTATGCACAGCAGAAAATTCGAGCTCGAACTGTATATTTCATTTGTACGGTCTGACTATCTGAATCTACAGTGCTCTTGTTTCAAAATCCTTTAATGCTCTCATAaactgctcccaaaatccaccgaGATGCCTTGGAAGTGAATTATACTACAAAAGCCACCTTATTGCTAGAACAAAAATTAATTTACCCTATATTTTTTCTTCACAATTATAAATTATTGAAACACCAGActagccatctgctggaagaaacAACATATGCCACTGCTATCCCAGAACTTTGGGAACCTTATTTTTAGAATCCTTAGAAAGCCTAGCTTCTTGAAACAAAACAAATATCCGATCATAAGATCTTATTAACTGCTTAGCATAGTTATAGGAGGAGGGCTGCCAAGCCCTCCCTGCAGTTCCAGATTCATATAATTATTGGAAGAGAATGTGGTTAGAGGTAGAGTTAGGCCTCATTCTGCTTGAATCACCCTTGAGGAGATTGGTTAAATTTATGAGCTGAAGTAGTAGCTTCTCCATTCGACAATTGACGTATAATTTgaagtaaaaaaaaagaagaagccttTTTATCATAACACACTTATCCTTACTGCTCTGGGAGTTCCGCGCTAAAGCTGCATTTGAGGAAACATATTGTGAAGTA
Above is a genomic segment from Elaeis guineensis isolate ETL-2024a chromosome 1, EG11, whole genome shotgun sequence containing:
- the LOC140852554 gene encoding probable receptor-like protein kinase At1g11050, which encodes MWGSVFFLVFLLASPAPAVEADECPLDLNYVRTFPWNPSSCVSPITNINGCCTTLLSLYGISLAQRVRDTGHFRLPNVTASAACLDDFRSNLSALSLPSNIVTKCFPNPQSFVISPDFCDGIETVKNWTAKLGSTPDLDSACRPDLSVATQCSACLDAGFAVNSKLTALDGNASHANNCFKLTVTYAAGIVNQYGPEDTRSAGCILGLALSSTSSQSHSKSNPAAIAAPIAAALALVLLLFALGFYLRRSRSKKKRNFSLDSQERSSNSRSHPRPNTGSISYDIKELEKATGYFSQRNFIGRGGFGVVYKGTLADGSLVAIKKVLEPDLESGDEEFRNEVDIISHLRHRNLVPLQGCCITDDYDVIEEGKQRYLVYDYMPNGSLADHIFTSSSSSSMNGNGYSGRNKPPLSWPQRKNIILDVAKGLAYLHYGVKPAIYHRDIKATNILLDGEMRARVADFGLARQSREGQSHLTTRVAGTHGYLAPEYALYGQLTEKSDVYSFGVLVLEIMSGRNALDTSAESNLVLITDWAWTLVKSGRAEEVLDAALVSEGNPKGIMERFVLVGILCAHVMVALRPTISEALRMLEGDIDVPAIPDRPMPLSHGSPFGEGGAFTASPALSGFCLNTGYMLR